One Coffea arabica cultivar ET-39 chromosome 5c, Coffea Arabica ET-39 HiFi, whole genome shotgun sequence DNA window includes the following coding sequences:
- the LOC113690147 gene encoding putative disease resistance protein RGA3 — protein sequence MAEAVLSFVSVILDKILPLAADEISRAWGVKKDLQKLADDVRTMEALIFDAECKQSTTKATKAVQLWLKRLRSIARDAEIVLDDFRYEVLRQKVKNRKRDKVRNFFSSSNPISFRIEMANKIKNVSASLEEAYRKADQIGLQPVQLPMSSADHKQDRSTDPFVDESQTVGREVEVSQVVSTLISSDYKKDLPVISIVGMGGQGKTTLAQLVLKDDSVVKHFDKTIWVCVSDDFKVGRLLNKMLQSLEGKNAEMTNTEALVRQLQEKLKGKSYLLVLDDIWNEDREEWDGMRRRLLAIGGAPESKILATTRSDEVASAMQTSHLQRLDILSDDYSCMLFENLAFADGGARRTQDLVDIGRRILKKCGGVPLAIKAIGGLLCSKKDASEWLTIEKSEIWNESTNIANRVMSALKLSYENLPSWSVKQCFASCSIFPKDAFMEKESLIQIWMAQGLINDAKGGGHLQMEDRGSDYFNVLLRSSLLQATSENSTNRFMSCRMHDLVHDLSLQVSNNRFFNTEDGMEVSHDDEVMHLTIIGSQGKVLKNIEGIPPNLQTLYYLGGDGIMLEDILERSRYLSVLKVDCLDVTHLPNAVGSMKHLRHLDISQTAIAALPESIIKLYNLMTLKVYYLKEIPTKFSNLINLRHLEFSMGFRDRPPYLIPGIGQLANLRTLPYFVVSQDKGCQLEELEHLRNLRGELKIFGLENVSSFESAAKAKLSEKSSIQSLTLEWDDTNEDCDDDNINSVMEGLQPRPDLKSLAINGFKGSRFPSWMVAKDHLMVLLRNLVHLRLEKLARCEQVPSLGDLPCLESLQMVSLHNVKRIGAEFYGLDINARRSASCSNRDGKPVTLFPKLSSFALCDMKSLEEWSDATVPSDSPSSIKVFPSLRDLRISGLPKLAFLPDMENLTSVTELRIRECRSLACLRNLNSLTSLESLCLDDCPALLDASLDMKNPQSLHELTISGCDKLNPSLSNNLEKFTSLEWLTIRSHDPGSWPIMGLHHLANLRSLELGGRFSDILDLDHFPWPHSITNLVSLEHLDLRGWPKITSLPDQIQHLSTLRQLQIREFEGLEVLPEWMGSLRNLRLLWIADCYNLRQLPSAEAMRHLTNLNQLSIASCPLLAERCTKGMAQSGPRLHTFPVF from the coding sequence ATGGCTGAAGCTGTACTTAGTTTTGTTAGTGTGATCTTGGATAAGATACTTCCACTTGCTGCCGATGAGATCAGCCGGGCATGGGGTGTAAAGAAAGACCTTCAGAAGCTTGCCGACGATGTACGGACGATGGAAGCTTTGATTTTTGATGCTGAATGCAAGCAATCAACAACCAAAGCCACCAAAGCCGTGCAGCTCTGGCTCAAAAGGCTCCGGTCTATAGCACGTGATGCTGAGATCGTGTTGGATGACTTCAGATATGAAGTTCTGCGGCAGAAGGTTAAGAATCGGAAGCGCGACAAGGTACGCAActtcttttcttcctcaaatccTATTTCCTTTCGTATAGAGATGGCTAACAAGATCAAGAATGTTAGCGCATCTCTAGAGGAAGCTTACAGAAAAGCAGATCAGATCGGGCTTCAACCAGTTCAACTACCCATGTCATCTGCTGATCACAAACAGGATCGGTCGACTGATCCTTTTGTGGACGAGTCACAAACGGTGGGAAGGGAGGTTGAGGTATCTCAAGTTGTGAGCACGTTAATTAGCTCAGACTATAAGAAGGATTTACCCGTCATCTCAATAGTTGGGATGGGTGGGCAGGGTAAGACAACCCTTGCACAGCTGGTGCTAAAAGATGACAGTGTAGTGAAGCACTTTGATAAAACAATATGGGTGTGTGTGTCTGATGATTTCAAAGTGGGAAGGCTGTTGAATAAGATGCTACAATCCCTTGAGGGAAAAAATGCTGAGATGACAAACACGGAAGCATTGGTGAGGCAGCTTCAAGAAAAGCTGAAAGGAAAAAGTTACTTGCTGGTGCTTGATGATATTTGGAATGAGGATCGAGAGGAATGGGATGGCATGAGGAGACGTTTGTTGGCAATAGGGGGTGCTCCAGAAAGCAAAATATTGGCTACCACACGTAGTGATGAGGTAGCCTCAGCAATGCAAACATCTCATTTGCAGCGTCTGGACATCCTCTCAGATGATTATAGCTGCATGTTGTTTGAAAATCTAGCTTTTGCAGACGGTGGTGCAAGAAGGACTCAAGATCTCGTGGACATTGGCAGAAGGATACTGAAAAAGTGCGGCGGGGTGCCATTAGCGATCAAAGCGATTGGGGGTTTGTTGTGTTCCAAAAAGGATGCCTCGGAATGGTTGACGATCGAGAAGAGTGAAATATGGAACGAGTCGACCAATATTGCAAATCGAGTCATGTCTGCCCTGAAGCTGAGTTACGAGAACTTACCTTCATGGTCAGTGAAACAATGCTTTGCAAGTTGTTCCATCTTCCCCAAGGACGCTTtcatggaaaaagaaagcttGATACAGATTTGGATGGCCCAGGGACTGATTAATGATGCCAAGGGAGGAGGTCATTTGCAAATGGAGGATAGAGGTAGTGACTATTTCAACGTATTGCTTCGGAGTTCTTTGTTGCAAGCTACTTCTGAAAATTCCACTAACAGATTCATGTCCTGCAGGATGCACGACCTTGTGCATGATCTTTCACTGCAAGTGTCAAATAATCGTTTCTTCAATACAGAGGATGGCATGGAAGTCAGTCATGATGATGAAGTTATGCATTTGACCATCATTGGGAGTCAAGGGAAGGTGTTAAAGAATATCGAAGGGATTCCTCCAAATTTGCAAACGCTTTATTATCTTGGGGGTGATGGTATTATGCTCGAAGACATCTTGGAAAGGTCTAGATACCTTTCTGTATTAAAAGTAGATTGCTTGGATGTTACTCATCTCCCGAATGCAGTGGGTAGTATGAAACATTTAAGACATCTTGATATCAGTCAAACTGCAATCGCCGCTCTGCCAGAGTCGATCATAAAGCTCTACAATTTGATGACCTTGAAAGTGTATTACTTGAAAGAGATACCTACGAAGTTTAGCAATTTAATTAACTTGAGGCATCTCGAGTTTTCCATGGGTTTTAGGGATCGGCCCCCATATTTGATCCCTGGGATTGGGCAGCTGGCTAATCTTCGGACGTTGCCCTACTTCGTGGTAAGCCAAGACAAGGGATGTCAGCTTGAGGAGCTGGAACACTTGCGCAACCTCCGAGGCGAGCTAAAAATTTTTGGACTTGAGAATGTGAGCAGCTTTGAATCGGCAGCAAAAGCAAAGTTGTCCGAAAAATCAAGCATTCAAAGTTTAACACTTGAATGGGATGATACAAATGAAGATTGCGATGACGACAATATCAATAGTGTCATGGAAGGTCTCCAACCTCGCCCAGACTTGAAAAGTTTAGCCATTAATGGTTTTAAAGGTTCAAGGTTTCCGTCGTGGATGGTGGCAAAGGATCACTTGATGGTACTCCTAAGGAATCTGGTACACCTCAGGTTGGAGAAATTGGCTAGGTGTGAACAAGTACCATCACTAGGGGACTTGCCTTGTCTCGAGTCCTTACAGATGGTCTCCTTACACAATGTGAAGCGCATTGGGGCTGAATTCTATGGTCTCGATATTAATGCAAGGCGCAGCGCTTCTTGTAGTAATAGAGATGGGAAACCAGTCACTCTGTTTCCGAAACTGTCGAGTTTTGCGCTGTGCGACATGAAAAGTCTGGAGGAGTGGTCAGATGCAACGGTTCCCTCGGATTCTCCTTCATCAATTAAGGTATTCCCTAGTCTCCGGGACCTGAGAATCTCAGGGCTCCCCAAGTTGGCTTTTTTACCAGATATGGAGAACTTGACGTCTGTTACGGAGTTGAGGATAAGGGAATGCAGAAGTCTGGCTTGTCTAAGGAATTTGAATAGCCTCACATCTCTGGAATCCTTATGTTTAGATGACTGCCCTGCTTTATTAGATGCTTCTCTAGATATGAAAAACCCCCAATCCCTACATGAATTAACCATCTCAGGATGTGATAAGTTGAATCCTTCATTGAGTAATAATCTTGAGAAGTTCACATCGCTCGAGTGGTTGACGATCCGTTCTCATGACCCTGGTTCTTGGCCAATTATGGGTCTACACCATCTAGCCAACCTCAGATCGTTGGAACTCGGTGGTCGCTTCTCTGACATCCTTGACCTTGATCATTTCCCGTGGCCACACTCCATCACCAATCTCGTCTCTCTGGAGCATCTTGATTTGCGTGGATGGCCAAAAATCACGTCTCTCCCAGACCAAATTCAGCATCTCTCTACCTTGAGACAGTTACAGATACGGGAGTTTGAGGGGTTGGAAGTTCTTCCAGAGTGGATGGGTAGCCTTCGGAATCTTCGCTTATTGTGGATTGCTGATTGCTATAACCTCAGACAGTTGCCCTCTGCAGAAGCAATGCGACACCTCACCAATTTAAATCAACTGAGTATCGCCAGCTGTCCTCTTTTAGCAGAGAGATGCACCAAAGGAATGGCGCAGAGTGGCCCAAGATTGCACACATTCCCGGTGTTTTAA
- the LOC113689152 gene encoding leucine-rich repeat extensin-like protein 4, with protein sequence MASFAFILAHAMVLLVLILSSFNSFAKHGYSSTRHRQHYRHHPTNKATINPRLQQAYVALQAWKKVIYSDPKNFTSNWIGPSVCNYTGVYCAPYPDNTKIQVVAGIDLNFADIAGFLPEELGLLSDLALIHLNSNRFCGILPQSLANLTLLFELDLSNNRFVGPFPSVVLSLPTLKFLDIRFNEFEGPLPAQLFAKKLDAVFLNNNLFTSVIPPNLGLSSASVVVFANNKFGGCLPPSIANFANTLEELLLINTSLTGCLPPEVGYLYKLRVLDVSSNRVVGPIPYSLAGLAHLELLNLAHNMFTGDVPAGVCVLPNLSNFTYSYNFFCEEEGICMNLTSRGIAFDDRRNCLLEKPLQRTKKECTAVYEHPVECFDYHCGGSGTPPAPTPLPSPPSG encoded by the coding sequence ATGGCTTCATTTGCCTTCATTCTAGCCCATGCCATGGTTCTCTTAGTGCTGATCCTTTCATCCTTCAACAGCTTTGCTAAACATGGTTACTCATCCACCCGCCACCGCCAACACTACAGACATCACCCCACGAATAAAGCCACAATAAATCCCAGATTGCAACAAGCGTATGTGGCTCTCCAAGCTTGGAAGAAAGTAATTTATTCTGACCCTAAAAACTTCACTTCAAACTGGATTGGCCCTTCAGTATGCAATTACACAGGAGTCTACTGTGCCCCTTATCCAGACAATACCAAAATACAAGTTGTTGCTGGCATTGACCTCAACTTTGCTGATATCGCTGGTTTTCTGCCTGAGGAACTAGGCCTTCTCTCAGACCTTGCATTGATTCATCTCAATAGCAACCGGTTCTGTGGCATCCTCCCTCAATCATTAGCAAACCTTACTCTACTCTTTGAGCTTGACCTCAGTAACAACAGATTTGTAGGCCCTTTCCCTTCTGTTGTACTTTCTCTTCCGACGCTGAAGTTTCTTGATATTCGCTTTAATGAGTTTGAAGGGCCGTTACCTGCTCAACTCTTTGCCAAAAAACTGGATGCAGTTTTTCTCAACAACAATCTCTTTACTTCTGTCATACCACCAAATTTAGGCTTGAGTTCAGCATCTGTTGTGGTGTTTGCGAATAACAAATTTGGAGGCTGCCTTCCTCCAAGCATAGCCAACTTTGCAAACACTTTAGAGGAATTGCTCCTGATCAATACTAGCTTAACAGGGTGCCTGCCACCTGAGGTTGGATATCTATACAAACTTAGGGTCCTAGACGTGAGCTCCAACAGAGTAGTTGGTCCAATACCTTACAGCCTTGCAGGATTAGCTCACTTGGAGCTCCTCAATTTAGCTCACAACATGTTTACTGGAGACGTGCCCGCTGGAGTTTGTGTATTGCCTAATTTGTCCAATTTCACATATTCTTATAACTTCTTCTGTGAGGAGGAAGGCATTTGCATGAACTTGACATCCAGAGGCATTGCGTTTGATGACCGTCGAAACTGTTTGCTGGAAAAGCCTCTTCAGAGGACCAAGAAGGAATGCACTGCAGTGTATGAGCATCCTGTGGAATGCTTTGACTATCACTGTGGTGGTTCTGGTACTCCTCCTGCCCCAACACCACTGCCTTCGCCTCCCAGTGGCTAA
- the LOC113690767 gene encoding transmembrane E3 ubiquitin-protein ligase FLY2-like isoform X1 — MGLVESLDFYRLKRVNLRFSSRICFGLWLAFAVFHPVLGLRPLRERSQSWGDEWLFVRKDESELGPFSAWNITGTYRGSWRFLDSTNSSSRFPDFKKSNGNSVLELISTPTKITGVHYVQGVLIFHDVYDNEREAGGAQIRIEGVYIWPFRQLRLVTYSGKEGEFGQEDDYILSNPYHLLGVFSSQVFQESPRDKIWKRKHSPIYEMEKHCNIEIAAQISHMSSTQNDGDHDRYHLEGLMESPSVDDDGDCFSPIALNATSVNIEVYYNKAVNYTLMVTFVSFLQVLLLIRQMEHSNTQSGAAKVSILMIGQQAIMDAYLCLLHLTAGILVESLFNAFATAAFFKFVVFSIFEMRYLLAIWKASRPMNNGEGWEAMRRELSVLYSRFYGILLGGILITYEFHKFLRLILLLTHSFWIPQIVTNVVRDSRKPLHPHYIIGMTVTRLAIPLYVFGCPHNFMRIASDKNWCICLGIFMGFQASILLLQHYLGSRWFIPRQILPEKYSYYRRFDQDPNHATDCVICMTSIDLTQRSNDCMVLNQMVTPCDHFFHSGCLQRWMDIKMECPTCRRPLPPA, encoded by the exons ATGGGTTTGGTTGAAAGTTTAGATTTTTATCGGCTAAAGAGGGTGAATTTGAGGTTCTCGTCAAGAATCTGCTTTGGATTGTGGTTAGCTTTTGCTGTTTTTCATCCAGTTCTGGGGCTGCGGCCTTTAAGGGAGAGAAGTCAATCATGGGGTGATGAG TGGCTTTTCGTAAGAAAAGATGAGAGCGAGTTGGGGCCTTTTTCTGCATGGAATATAACAGGAACATATAGAG GGTCGTGGAGATTTCTGGACTCCACAAATAGCTCATCCAGGTTTCCTGATTTCAAGAAATCCAATGGAAACTCTGTCCTTGAACTAATTAGCACTCCAACCAAAATAACTGGTGTACATTACGTTCAG GGTGTATTAATCTTCCATGATGTTTATGATAATGAACGTGAAGCTGGTGGTGCCCAAATTCGAATAGAAGGGGTCTATATATGGCCATTCAGACAACTCCGACTGGTAACTTATAG TGGAAAAGAGGGCGAGTTTGGCCAGGAAGATGACTATATACTATCGAATCCGTATCACTTG CTTGGAGTTTTCTCATCCCAGGTGTTCCAGGAGTCTCCACGTGAcaaaatttggaaaagaaaacatT CACCCATATATGAAATGGAGAAACACTGTAATATTGAAATTGCGGCTCAAATATCACATATGTCATCCACTCAAAATG ATGGAGACCATGATAGATATCATCTTGAGGGACTGATGGAAAGCCCTTCAGTGGATGATGATGGAGATTGCTTCTCACCCATTGCTTTGAATGCCACTTCTGTCAACATTGAGGTTTACTACAACAAAGCAGTTAACTACACCTTGATGGTCACCTTT GTTTCCTTCCTTCAAGTTCTTCTGTTAATTCGACAAATGGAACATAGTAACACTCAATCA GGAGCTGCCAAAGTGTCTATACTGATGATAGGGCAGCAGGCTATCATGGACGCATATCTTTGTTTATTGCATCTGACAGCTGGAATTCTAGTTG AATCTCTATTCAATGCTTTTGCAACTGCAGCTTTCTTCAAGTTTGTCGTGTTCTCAATATTTGAGATGCGTTACCTTCTTGCcatatggaaagcaagtaggcCTATGAATAATGGAGAGGGATGGGAAGCAATGAGACGTGAACTATCAGTTCTTTACAGTCGTTTCT ATGGAATCCTTTTGGGTGGGATTTTGATCACGTATGAGTTCCACAAGTTTTTGCGGCTTATTCTTTTGCTTACGCACTCATTTTGGATACCTCAAATTGTCACTAATGTGGTTCGAGACTCGAGAAAACCACTGCATCCTCATTATATCATAGGAATGACTGTAACTCGGTTAGCAATTCCATTGTACGTCTTTGGCTGCCCTCACAACTTCATGCGAATAGCATCTGACAAGAACTGGTGCATCTGTTTGGGTATTTTTATGGGCTTCCAGGCTTCAATTCTTCTTCTACAACATTACCTTGGTTCACGGTGGTTTATTCCTCGACAG ATTTTACCCGAGAAATACAGCTATTATAGAAGGTTTGATCAGGATCCAAACCATGCTACAGACTGTGTCATTTGTATGACTTCAATCGACCTTACTCAACGCTCTAATGATTGCATGGTATTAAATCAAATG GTTACACCGTGCGATCATTTCTTTCATTCGGGCTGTTTACAAAGATGGATGGACATAAAAATGGAGTGTCCAACCTGCAGACGTCCTCTTCCACCAGCTTGA
- the LOC113690767 gene encoding transmembrane E3 ubiquitin-protein ligase FLY2-like isoform X2 translates to MGLVESLDFYRLKRVNLRFSSRICFGLWLAFAVFHPVLGLRPLRERSQSWGDEWLFVRKDESELGPFSAWNITGTYRGSWRFLDSTNSSSRFPDFKKSNGNSVLELISTPTKITGVHYVQGVLIFHDVYDNEREAGGAQIRIEGVYIWPFRQLRLVTYSGKEGEFGQEDDYILSNPYHLLGVFSSQVFQESPRDKIWKRKHSPIYEMEKHCNIEIAAQISHMSSTQNDGDHDRYHLEGLMESPSVDDDGDCFSPIALNATSVNIEVYYNKAVNYTLMVTFVSFLQVLLLIRQMEHSNTQSGAAKVSILMIGQQAIMDAYLCLLHLTAGILVESLFNAFATAAFFKFVVFSIFEMRYLLAIWKASRPMNNGEGWEAMRRELSVLYSRFYGILLGGILITYEFHKFLRLILLLTHSFWIPQIVTNVVRDSRKPLHPHYIIGMTVTRLAIPLYVFGCPHNFMRIASDKNWCICLGIFMGFQASILLLQHYLGSRWFIPRQILPEKYSYYRRFDQDPNHATDCVICMTSIDLTQRSNDCMVTPCDHFFHSGCLQRWMDIKMECPTCRRPLPPA, encoded by the exons ATGGGTTTGGTTGAAAGTTTAGATTTTTATCGGCTAAAGAGGGTGAATTTGAGGTTCTCGTCAAGAATCTGCTTTGGATTGTGGTTAGCTTTTGCTGTTTTTCATCCAGTTCTGGGGCTGCGGCCTTTAAGGGAGAGAAGTCAATCATGGGGTGATGAG TGGCTTTTCGTAAGAAAAGATGAGAGCGAGTTGGGGCCTTTTTCTGCATGGAATATAACAGGAACATATAGAG GGTCGTGGAGATTTCTGGACTCCACAAATAGCTCATCCAGGTTTCCTGATTTCAAGAAATCCAATGGAAACTCTGTCCTTGAACTAATTAGCACTCCAACCAAAATAACTGGTGTACATTACGTTCAG GGTGTATTAATCTTCCATGATGTTTATGATAATGAACGTGAAGCTGGTGGTGCCCAAATTCGAATAGAAGGGGTCTATATATGGCCATTCAGACAACTCCGACTGGTAACTTATAG TGGAAAAGAGGGCGAGTTTGGCCAGGAAGATGACTATATACTATCGAATCCGTATCACTTG CTTGGAGTTTTCTCATCCCAGGTGTTCCAGGAGTCTCCACGTGAcaaaatttggaaaagaaaacatT CACCCATATATGAAATGGAGAAACACTGTAATATTGAAATTGCGGCTCAAATATCACATATGTCATCCACTCAAAATG ATGGAGACCATGATAGATATCATCTTGAGGGACTGATGGAAAGCCCTTCAGTGGATGATGATGGAGATTGCTTCTCACCCATTGCTTTGAATGCCACTTCTGTCAACATTGAGGTTTACTACAACAAAGCAGTTAACTACACCTTGATGGTCACCTTT GTTTCCTTCCTTCAAGTTCTTCTGTTAATTCGACAAATGGAACATAGTAACACTCAATCA GGAGCTGCCAAAGTGTCTATACTGATGATAGGGCAGCAGGCTATCATGGACGCATATCTTTGTTTATTGCATCTGACAGCTGGAATTCTAGTTG AATCTCTATTCAATGCTTTTGCAACTGCAGCTTTCTTCAAGTTTGTCGTGTTCTCAATATTTGAGATGCGTTACCTTCTTGCcatatggaaagcaagtaggcCTATGAATAATGGAGAGGGATGGGAAGCAATGAGACGTGAACTATCAGTTCTTTACAGTCGTTTCT ATGGAATCCTTTTGGGTGGGATTTTGATCACGTATGAGTTCCACAAGTTTTTGCGGCTTATTCTTTTGCTTACGCACTCATTTTGGATACCTCAAATTGTCACTAATGTGGTTCGAGACTCGAGAAAACCACTGCATCCTCATTATATCATAGGAATGACTGTAACTCGGTTAGCAATTCCATTGTACGTCTTTGGCTGCCCTCACAACTTCATGCGAATAGCATCTGACAAGAACTGGTGCATCTGTTTGGGTATTTTTATGGGCTTCCAGGCTTCAATTCTTCTTCTACAACATTACCTTGGTTCACGGTGGTTTATTCCTCGACAG ATTTTACCCGAGAAATACAGCTATTATAGAAGGTTTGATCAGGATCCAAACCATGCTACAGACTGTGTCATTTGTATGACTTCAATCGACCTTACTCAACGCTCTAATGATTGCATG GTTACACCGTGCGATCATTTCTTTCATTCGGGCTGTTTACAAAGATGGATGGACATAAAAATGGAGTGTCCAACCTGCAGACGTCCTCTTCCACCAGCTTGA
- the LOC113689965 gene encoding ADP,ATP carrier protein 3, mitochondrial: protein MADGLHHPSVLEKLHGQSYFFAQISPFMHSRNASAQNFSSVYGYANGGLCSPFMSAFHGSGLEIVSQLSPIVIPAANERSFSSFMVDFLMGGVSAAVSKTAAAPIERVKLLIQNQDEMIKAGRLSERYKGITDCFARTIKDEGVLALWRGNTANVIRYFPTQALNFAFRDYFKSLFNFKKDRDGYWKWFAGNLASGGLAGASSLLFVFSLDYARTRLANDAKSVKKGGERQFNGLIDVYKKTFQSDGIAGLYRGFTLSCVGIIVYRGLYFGMYDSLKPVLLVGDLQDSFFASFLLGWGITIGAGLASYPIDTVRRRMMMTSGEAVKYKGSVDAFSQIIRKEGARSLFNGAGANILRAVAGAGVLAGYDKLQLIVFGKKYGSGGGGG, encoded by the exons ATGGCGGATGGTTTGCATCATCCGTCTGTACTTGAAAAATTGCATGGGCAATCTTATTTTTTTGCTCAAATTTCTCCTTTTATGCATTCTAGAAATGCTAGTGCACAAAATTTTTCCAGTGTCTATGGATATGCCAATGGTGGCCTTTGTAGCCCTTTCATGTCAGCCTTTCATGGTTCTGGGCTCGAAATTGTTTCACAACTGTCCCCAATTGTGATACCAGCTGCAAATGAGAGAAGCTTTTCTAGTTTTATGGTGGATTTCCTCATGGGAGGGGTTTCTGCTGCTGTGTCAAAAACTGCTGCTGCTCCAATTGAGAGAGTCAAACTTTTAATTCAGAACCAAGATGAGATGATTAAAGCTGGCCGCCTGAGTGAACGATACAAGGGAATCACTGATTGTTTTGCCCGAACTATCAAGGACGAAGGTGTCCTGGCCCTTTGGAGAGGCAACACTGCCAATGTGATCAGATACTTCCCTACTCAG GCTCTGAACTTTGCTTTCAGAGATTACTTCAAGAGCCTTTTTAACTTCAAGAAAGACAGGGATGGTTACTGGAAGTGGTTTGCAGGGAATTTGGCATCTGGTGGCTTAGCTGGTGCATCTTCTCTTCTGTTTGTCTTTTCCCTGGATTACGCGCGAACACGTCTGGCAAATGATGCTAAGTCAGTTAAAAAGGGTGGCGAGAGGCagtttaatggtttaattgatGTTTACAAGAAAACATTCCAGTCCGATGGTATTGCAGGGCTCTATCGTGGATTCACTCTTTCCTGTGTTGGAATCATTGTTTACCGTGGACTGTATTTTGGAATGTATGATTCACTTAAACCTGTTCTCCTTGTGGGAGATCTTCAG GATAGTTTCTTTGCTAGTTTCTTGCTGGGATGGGGTATTACCATTGGGGCTGGATTGGCTTCTTATCCAATTGATACTGTGCGAAGAAGAATGATGATGACCTCTGGCGAGGCTGTCAAGTACAAGGGGTCAGTGGATGCATTTTCTCAGATCATAAGAAAAGAGGGAGCCAGATCACTCTTCAATGGTGCAGGAGCGAACATCTTGCGTGCTGTTGCTGGTGCTGGTGTTTTAGCTGGATACGACAAGTTGCAGCTCATTGTCTTTGGCAAGAAATACGGatctggtggtggtggtggttaa